The DNA window CTCGGTGATGTAGTAGCCGACAAACGTGCGGCACGAGAGAGCAGTCATGAGCTCACGGAACTCGGGCATCCAGGGGCGTGGCTCCAAGTTGGCCGTGGCCGACTTCTCCAGGAAGCGCTTGTAGTAATCATCGAacacctcctcggcgcgggGCAGGTAGCAGGCCAGCGCCTGGCGGGTGAACAGGCCGTTCAGGCCCTTGCGGTACTCCACATGGTCCTTGCCATCCAAGAACACCCAGTTGGTCTTGCCGAGAAGCTTGTGCGCAGCATCCACCACGCAGGGCTTGACAAAGCCGGGCGAATTGAAAATCTTGCGGGACATGTCACGGGTCGACGCGATCACGACAAACCTGAAAAGGGGTTGTTATGAGCGGCAATTCCGGCAACTCGGAAATGGGAGTCCTTACTTGTGGAAGACGGAAACACAGCTCAGGTCTCCGCTGTCCCATTTCGCCTTGTACTCGGTGAACTTGGGGTTGACAGACTCCAGGAACGGGCCCATGAAGGGGATCTTGTACGCGGGTCCAATGATCGCGCCCTTGAGGTAGTGGTACTTGACTAGAAAACCGAGGAGGTTAGAGCAAAGACGCgttggaaaaaaaaaaaatccagaCCACTCACACTGATCGTAGATAACCGCTGCAATGAACAGGGTCACCAGCAGTTTCCAGACCGTGAGGTCCTGAAGCACGGATGCGATCATCCCCGGCGCGAAAACCTTGGGATACAGCGTCGCATCGGCCGAAGGGGAGATGAAACTCCCAGTGATGTTGACCATAGCGTATGAGTTCACAAATGAAACCGCTAAAACAGAAAACGAAAGTCGGACTGAGAAATAAAATCTCAGACcctggagacggaggaggtggaggaggaggagaaagtggGCCGGAACAAATTCTTCGATAAGGGGCGGAAGTAAATTAGACCCCAGGAACACACCACTAGGAACACTACTAGGGACACCACGAGCCAGTCACGGTGCATATTATTATTCTGGGATTTTATGAATAATTGCACCTAACGAATACAATGATCTGTGTTGTTATTGCCAGAAAACAATAACCTAATCTCTTCGTCTATCTCCTCGGCAAGTATAGAAATCTATTCGTGATGTTTCTCGAACATAGCGTGAGAAATGCATCTACGGCTATCTCGCTCGAACGAAGTCCTGGGAAGTCACTCGTACCGGCAGATCGCTCGGTCGCATCGGATCTCTTGAATGCTCCTTTCATTGTCTGCTCCTAATCAGAATGCCTGCGATGGTCATAACCGCAAGTTCCGGGCGCGATGCATAACGTGATCTCGGCTACGGCAGACCCGGCATCGGCCCACCGACTGATTGGTTCAAGCCCTGACTGCCAAGACTGTGCTGTTGTATACCGAGTTCAAAGTATACCACCTGCGCAAAACCTTCTCTACAGAACGGGAGGTATATAGCAGGGCATTGGTAACAACAATATCCACACGAATTGATTGTATCTCTCTAcagtggaaaaaaaaagtagaCCCGGGCAATCACCGCCCAAATCCAAACCAGCCAcggcccttcttctcctcggcttGCGGCTCCGCGCCCTTCTCCGCGCCATCGGCGCGCGGGTAGTCAATGTAGTTCCACGCCACATCAAAGAACAGCGGCTTAACCGGCACGGGTAGCATCTGCGGCGGGTACGGCACCAGATTGTGGAGGTCCGTCTGGGCACCGGCGAACTGGTGCAAGCGTTCCACGAGCGGCCGCCCAGCCGACTGCGATGCATCCTCGGCTGTGAGTTTTTCGAGAGTCACCAGTCCGCGATACTGAGCAACAAGTTCCCGGAGAATCGACTCCAGGGTACCAACTTGCGTCCGAGAGACATCGAGCTTCGGGGGACCCTCGGGGTCAGTTGACTGAGAAGTGGCGGCGGAGTTGACAAGATCCAATGCCTGCGAGAACAGCGCGAGGGCTTCTGTGGATCTGCCCAGAACGCTGTGTGACCGGCCAAGGGCCAGACACCTGAATTGAGAATATGGTCAGAGAGGAACCCAAGGAAACTATGGGAGATTGCCATACCTGAGAGCCCGGAAGTAGTGGCGCTTGGCCTCCAGCTCTTGCACAAATGTAGAATCGGCGGCGACACCGGGGAGTTCGAGAATGAACTCCAAGCTCTGTAGTGTCGAGTCGTACAGAACCACGCGCTCACGGAGCTTGTTCAGCTTCTTCCCGTTACCCGCAGGGCGCTTGGCGCCCTTTTTGCCCTTCGCggactcttcctcctcaaaAGAGAGACCGTCCTGTCCGCCACACAGCACCCGGTTGCGCCCAACGCGCCATCCCACCAGAGTGTAGTTGACAGCAGTACGGGTGATCTGGAGCGCTTGCATTCTCTTGTCACCGGGATCAACGCCCTCGCTGGCCAGATCGTCAATCGCCGTCTTGGTCGCATCGACTGCATCCTGGCTTGCAATAATCACATTATCGTAcgcagcagccttctccttggcggtggCAGATCGTCCATTGTTGTCGGCCAACCAGGACGAGAGGCTGGTCTCTGCGGCAGAGGCAGCAGCCAGTGCCTGAGAAATGGAGGCATCCTCCAGTGCAACAGTCCGCGACCTCCAGGTAATCGACTCGGGCAATTTCTGCACTTCGCCCTCGGCAGTCCTCCGTGTTCCTGCAGCTTCTTCGGCTAGGCAAGACGGGTCGATCTTCTCAACCTCGGACCGCATCTTAGAGTCCGACGGGAAAAATTCAATGGCAAGCGAGGACGTAGGTTTGGAACGTGGCAGTTTCATCTGGTAGGCAGCGTAGCGCAGACTGGGGTCGACGGTACCGGACAAAAGGTCTCGAAAGGCGTCCTTCTTGACCTGTTGACCCAGCGCAGTGTATATCACCCTTGAAATCGAGTAATCATGGAGACACTGCTCCCACTTCCGCTTTTCCAGCCACAGTGCTCCCGAGATCGTCGCAGAATAAGCCCGGGCTTCAAGGACGTCAATGTCGCTGGCTCCCGACGTCGATTGTTCATGAAGCAGCGAAACGAGGTGCTGCGCATATCCAGTCGCCTTGGTCAGTCGGGAGATAATGTGACGTCTGGCAGTACCGGATAATCCTTTGGCAGATGGGTCGGCAGAGTGTGTCGATTTCATATTCATCGCGTGGGCCCACGCTCGCTCCGACCCCAGAAGCAAGAGGTGCACATAACTGCAATGAATAAAGCCAATTAGTATGAGATCATGAGAAAGAAATGACTGAAACATACGCCACGTTGCTTCCGATATTGTCAGCTCCCACGGCCGGCTTGGCTGTGTATTTGCGGCCTTTGGCGGTGGTCTGTCccagcttcttgcgcagtTTATGCAACCGGCGGGTGGTGTGCGCCCGGTAGGCATTGTAGTCACCCGCCAGGAGCacctcctccctctccctgAAAATGAAGTCTGTGATTTCCATTGCTGGATGGGGAGTGAGTGCAAGTCGGTGGGTGAATTGGAAGGCAGAAAGGTGTGGGAGATGGTGAGTTGGTGGGCTGCACGAAGGCGGTGCCCGTTTCGGTCAAGGCGCGGCAATTTTCCTCGTCTTTTCCATCCCTAAAGCTCTCCAGCCTTGAACACCAACTTTTGGGACCTTGGTTTTCTCAGGGCACGACCTTTCTTCAGCAAGCAGCTTGGGACTTGAATTAGTGTGAAGGCGCGGCTTGCTTTCCAGCTGCGCAGAGCTAAGGTCCTGGGAGCCCTtcggttttttttttccactgGTACGGCATCCTGTCATTCACCCAAACAACTTCCTCCAAAACATCCAACCGAAAAGACAACTGGGCTTTTCTAACTCTTACCTGGTAGGGGAAGTTTTTCGTCGCGATATAATGCCATCTATCAACCATCTCCGGTGATCTCAGCGTTTGAACCCGCAACGACCGGGGGTGATGCTCGAGCGAGCGGCCGGGTGCTTCGAGAGCGCGGGACGGCGTTTCCTCCAAGAGTCCAATGGCGCGATTCGGTCCAGGAGAACACTACCCCGTCATTTCTGGAAACACCATGGTGACGGCGCGGGTACTCCATACTGGTTTCTCGCTCTCTTACCGCCGCCGACTCAACGACCGTCCCCGGGTCCAAGCTCTTCAACCGAAAGCAAATCTGCCAACGATGCCACACCGCCGTTTCTCGACTTCCTCTACCCCCGAAACACTCAAGAACCCCCCATTCCACGTCTATCTCGATTCCCCAAGAGACTTGGATtgcgcaggaggaagaggccgtTGACCGGCTATCCAAGAACATATGTCTCGAGAGCCTTGTGTCTTCATCAGTCTCTTGCCAAGGCGGTGGATGTACAAGAAGAGAGCCCGGAAGCAGATGGTTCACAACAGGGGACGGATCGCCTTCGACAGCTCGAGGCAGAGGACAAGCTTAGTGCCGTGTTACACGAACAAGGGACCGATTATGAAAAGGCCTGGACCCTATACGTTTCGTTGAGACGACCGCcgcgcttctcctcggaACTTCTTGCCTACCTGAGTAGTTCCAGAGATCGAACAAATCAAAGGCGGGCTTGGCGGTGTTTTTCACGAATTCCACCGGCAAAGCTCGATGCCAATGATTGGAGCAACATTCTGTGGTCCCAGGTCCCATATGGCACGGTCTCAACCATGAAAATGCTATGCGAACGATCAGCTAGGGATTCAAAAACTCGTGCCAGGAAAGTCTGGCCACTGGTATTTACACACTTTATTCACAGTAACCGATGGAAGGACGCTCTAGAGCTGTGGAATCAGAGTTCACAGCCCTCAGAAGGAACAAATATACCGTCACCGAAGCAACTGGTTTCCCGGGTCAAAGAATCGACACTCCTTGTCGACGCTCGTGCTCTAGGATCATTCCTCTTGCGGAATCGGGAACTGGTCAACGATTTCAACGGCCTTGCCTCATGCCTTCTTGATCGAGTCGTTGGGTCGTCCAGCAATTGCGAAAGGATCACCACGGGAGGGTTTCTGCAAGTTCTGCAAATATACCGGTCGTTGAACATTGCCAAGGGTTACCATTATTTCCACCTCATCAAAACCTTGCAGTCTTTGGGTACACGATCAGCTTTCGTTCGTTCTACGGCGGTTTACCGTCACCTGCGCTGGCGGCTGCCTGACGAGAAGCCATCCAGGAAGCTCTTAGGGGCCTTTCTGGACTCTCTTGTGTCTTTTGAAATTACAAGTGGCATCCGGTACTTCTTGAGCGAACTGGCACACTTCTACTCGCCTCCATCCACCCATGCCTACAGACTAGCCTTGATTGGATTTTCCAGAGCGGGCGATGTGGCACAAGTTAATGAAGTGTTCAGCAAGCTGGTAGCAGACCATGGCATGCCACAGAGTCGGAGACTATTGACCCCTCTTCTTTATGTTCATGCACGACATGGGAATGTCGAAGAGACCATGCGGCAATTTCAAAGGGTATCTGAAGAGTTCAAGTTCGAGCAGAACACGGTGTGCTGGAACATCCGTATTGTCGCACACGCAAACGCCGACGACTTCACTGGGGCCTTTTCAACTTTCGCGGAGATGTTACGGAAGGGCATTCAACCAAATTCCCATACGTACGGTACCGTGATGGGGATATGTGCCAACCGAGGCGATACAGCCAGTGTCCGCCGCTTGCTCAGCGAAGCCAAGAAACATCAAGTGCAGATCACGATGCCGCTACTTGACACAGTTGTGGAGGCATTTACTCGGCACGACCGTATGGATCTGGCGGAACGAATTGCCGTAGCTTGCCAGAGCATGAACGTCCCAGGGTCGCGCGTTCGGATGTGGAACATACTACTCACGCAATACGCATTCAGGGTGGACCTAAAGTCCATAGCTCGGGTGCGATTACTCATGCGAATCAACGGGGTGCGACCAGATTCCATGAGCTATAGTGCTCTCATGCTTGCGTTCACTCTTATTCGTGAGCCGGATACGGCGCGGCGTCTTTTGAGAACACTTCACCGGAACCAACACCTGCACGCCACCCAATTTCACTATGCCATCGTCCTGTCGGGCTATGTGAAAGCTCGAAATCGAGACATGGCGTACGTGATTCTCCGGGAAATCGAAGAACGGTTCGGGCGACTTGGACTCAGCACCCTTCTCTTGAAACTGAAGGCTCAGATTCAACGGGACTTTCAGTCAACGACAGATGGCGTTAAGCACAAAGACCCCAACCTACATCTCAAGCACGCTGAAAGATCCCTTGAGAGAATGACGACAGACATTGACACAACATCACTGGCAACCAAGCTCCCCTCCCCCGGCATCGGTGGCACGTCTCCTTCCGCCGCTTTCGACACAATGGCCTACGAGTACCTTATCACGGCGTACGCCTCGAGAGGGGCTACTCAACAGGCCTTGGAAATTTTTGATCGATATGCCAAGAACCGGCggtcttcggcttctttgAACAATGAGAGTGATTCTATGCCTTTTAACCtggcttcttctttgatGACGGCATATCTAAAGGATGGAGATCACGACAAAGTTGCGGAGCTCTGGCATGTCGTATTCTCTCGCGGCGTCGAACTGGCGCGTCCGATTGACCTCGATGAACTACTACCCTCTGGACTGCCGCTGTCAACCCATACTTTTGTCGAACCGCCGCGACCATTTCTGCCGATAGGAGGCCCGAACAAGGAGGAGCTCTTGGTCAGCCCCTCCCCCGGTATATCTGTTCCCGAAAAGCAGATGGAGGTCCTGGGATCACAGCGCTTTATCCTTTCCCGACCACTTTCTGTTTATATGCAGTCCTTGGCCATGCAGAACGAATTCAAGAAAATTCTGGATCTCTGTTCGGAAGTCGAAGCGGCTGGATTTCAGCTGTCCACGTTCAACTGGACGCGTTTCGTGGAAGTCCTTTCGATCTCGGAAGAATTTGCCGATCAACTGAAAGCTTTCCAGATGTTCGAACAGAAGTTTTCGTATCACTTTCCTGGCTGGGCTAAGCTTCGACAGGGCTCCGGGTTCAAGCCTAATCAGACTTCTACAACTGCCTACTTGATCGATTATCTCAAGAGACGCCGCAAGTTGCCACgcaacatcatcaccagGACAGTCCGACAGTATTGGACCCAGTTCCGGCCTTGGTTCATGCAACCCACCTACACTTGCGTTGTGAAGCTCGCTGCTGCCTTACTTAAGATTCGAAACCGAAGCATTTTGGATGGTGGCACAGAGTTGAGGGCTGTGCATGGTATCGCACCCAAGACGCTCAATGTTATCGCCCAGATGCCTTATCTACGCGACAGCGTTCAGGGCACGATCCTTCGCGGACGCGCGAACCATGGGAGCCCGTCAAAGGATTGGACCAAGCATGAGCCATTTGTCTGGACCGGTGGCGTTCTTGGAGGTCCTGGCTGGACTCGAATGAAAGGTGGCGTCAGACGTGCTCGCCGTGAACCACGCGTCGTGAAACGCCCTTTTAAGGAGGTGTCGTCCAAGTTCAAGAGAGCATCTTCCAATGAGTCCGCTTCGGATGATCTGGAGGCGGTCATTGCACCCGAAGACCAGCAAGATCTTTCTCACGAGTATCTCCTGCTGCGCAGACGAATTCGTTATGGGTCCGCTGTAGTCGAGCCGCATGACTCCAGgctcggcaagaagaagagtgtcTGCCTGAGTCTGTCTCCAAGggaaccgaagaagatgacaagCCCACCGACACAGGTACCCACAGCACACCAGAAGCCTCCGACAACCCAGGATACTCCCGGCCAGAAGGACGTCACAGCCGACAAATCCCCAGCCGTCAGGAGGGAGCATCCAGATCCCAGGCCACGAAACGCTCCCGGTCGTCTGCTGCACCCACGGTTTCCACGAGCCACGAGGCTTTCACCCGCCAGAGATCCGGCTCTCGGAAGGAAGTCCAAGCAATTCTGGTTCATTGATCGGCCGGTACGAACTCTACTCCGGAAGGAACTGCGCCCTACACGCTCGGAAGACAAGGTCGAGGTGGCCGGCACCACATTGCCATGGCCCAAGGGCGAGTAACATGTAATTATTATCATCATTTGTATATCATCAGCATCAAAGCCATGTACATTATTATTAGCCGTCTATTATTGTCCACATCCACTGTCTCTTTTGGGTCATATTGATCTGTGCTTATGTCAGCGAAACACGAACTTTGACGCGCGTGGTCGCGTCGAGCCACACTTTCACTTTCTCTCCCGCGTCGCTTCTCTGCTTCCCACCACACCCAACTCCCTCCCTTTTCGCCCACCCTACTTTATACTGCACCATCATGGACGGGGTTCAGCTGCGCGATGAGGCCGCACAGGACCGTGAgcgtgctgctgcggagTTCCTGGATCCAAGTAAGTGTGTTGGCTGGCTGTGGTGCGGTGGGATTCATCTAatgtgtttttcttccaggTGATGCCAGAGCTCGCAGGTTAGTCCCTTGGCAAGGATCAACTGTGCGCAGCCTGTTCTGACTTGAAAAAACAGCTACCGTGCCGATATTGTGGTGATGCTGAATCGAGGACTACGACGTTTGACAGTTCGTCAATATCTGGGAATACTCACTACACAACCAGCTAATTTCTTCTGTCCAGGTCAGCATTGACGAGATCAGAGCACATAATCGCGAGCTTGCAGACGGGTATCGTGATCTCCCTTCCCCGAACCTCGAGCAAAAAACTTATTGTGTCTGAATCGTAGGCTTCTTACTTCCCCCTTCGACTATTCGCAGGCTTTCGACCGAGCCTTGAAGAAGGTGATCGGAACAATCCCGAACCGACCGGCCAAGGAAACATCGGAAGAAGTGGTGGGTTTTGATTCGAGTGCACTCCATTCGAAGGGGAGGCTGACTTGTCTTTGCAGAGCTACTACTGCGCGTATGTCGGAGCCTTCGGAGAATTCTCTTGCAACCCGCGAACCCTGAGCTCCCAACACTTGAACCACATGATCTCCCTTGAAGGCATCGTTACCAAATGCTCCTTGGTGCGGCCCAAGGTCATCCAGAGTGTTCACTATAGTGCGGGCAAGGACCGCTTCCTTTCCAGAAAGTATCGTGACCAGACTATGTCCGCGAGCGGTGCAACAAGTTTGAATGTGTATCCtcaggaagatgatgagaaaaATCCGGTAAGACAAACTCTTACACGCAACGTTAGGCTTGAATTAACGCATTACTTATTTGGGCTGTAGCTTATCACCGAGTACGGTTACTCAACATACATGGACCACCAGTCGATTTCCATTCAAGAAATGCCGGAACGTGCCCCCGCGGGACAGCTGCCTCGAAGTGTCGATGTCATTCTCGACGATGACCTGGTCGACAAAGCCAAGCCTGGAGACAGAATCCAGCTGGTTGGTATCTACCGGTCCCTAGGAAATCGGAATGCGGGTTCCGGATCCTCAACTTTCCGCACACTCGTCATGGCCAACAACATCATTCAATTGTCTTCGAAGTCCGGCGGCGGCATTGCGCAGGCTACCATCACCGATACGGACATTCGCAATATCAACAAAATCgccaagaaaaagaatgTGTTCGATCTGCTCTCCAGTTCGCTTGCGCCCAGTATTCATGGCCATGACTACATCAAGAAGGCTATCCTACTGATGCTGCTCGGtggaatggagaagaaccTGGAAAATGGTACTCATCTTCGTGGTGATATCAACATCCTCATGGTTGGTGATCCCTCCACCGCAAAGTCCCAGCTCCTTCGCTTCGTCTTAAACACTTCTCCTCTGGCGATTGCCACTACTGGTCGAGGTTCCTCCGGTGTCGGTCTGACTGCTGCTGTCACTTCCGATAAGGAAACCGGCGAGCGTCGGCTGGAAGCCGGTGCAATGGTCCTGGGTGATCGCGGTGTTGTTTGTATTGATGAGTTCGACAAGATGAGTGATGTGGATCGTGTTGCAATCCACGAAGTTatggagcagcagaccgTCACGATTGCCAAAGCCGGTATCCATACGAGTTTGAACGCGCGATGCAGTGTACTGGCAGCGGCCAATCCTATTTACGGCCAGTACGATCCTCATAAGGATCCCCACAAGAACATCGCTCTGCCGGactctctcctctctcgTTTTGATTTGCTTTTTGTCGTGACAGATGATATTGAAGACACGAGAGACCGTATAGTTTCTGAACACGTTCTGCGCATGCACCGGTACCGTCAGCCTGGCACCGAGGAGGGTGCTCCTGTTCGGGAGCAGCTCAACCAGACGCTTGGCGTGGGAATTGAAGATCGACAGGATTCCAACGCGCCAACTGAGGTCTTTGAGAAGTTCAACGTCATGCTCCACGGTGGCATGGTCAACAACACTGgccgcaaccgcaacaaGAACGTGGAAATTATCAGCATTCCTTTCATCAAGAAGTACGTCCAGTACGCAAAGTCGCGAGTCAAGCCCGTCTTGACCAAAGGTGCGGCCGACCACATCATTGCCGCGTACTCCAACCTTCGCAATGAGGAGCTCCATGGCAACAAGCGTCGTACCTCGCCTATCACACCGCGTACTCTTGAAACATTGATTCGTTTGTCTACTGCCCACGCCAAGGCACGTCTGTCCAGCCGGGTGGACGAGAAGGATGCCAAGTCCGCAGAGGCCATCTTACGCTTTGCCATGTTCAAGGAGATCGTTGAGGATGAGCGTCGCAAGAGACGCAAGGTTACTACCTTCGATGATGACTCTGATGAGGACAGTGAGGTAGAatttgatgatgatgacgaccAGCCGACCTATAGGGGCACATCGACAGCGACCCCGAATCAGCATAGCACAAGAAGCCGTGACACTGTTGCAACACAGTCCAGCGCTCCAATCCCAGAGGAAGACGCTGAAGATGCGGACGGGCTCTACACTGCAAGCCCACGTGGCCAGAGAATGCGCGCCACGCAGACGCAAACTGAATCCCAGATGTCCGTCGCGTCTTCGCAGCCTGCCTCGCAGCTTCTCCAGTCCCAAACAAACGACTCGCAGACCACCGCTGCAGCGGAGCACCCCATCACTCCGGCTCGATCAACGGCCTTCCGCCAGACCCTGGGCTCCCTTATGGGCAGCCGTGTATTCACTGACGGCGATACATGCAATGTGGATGTCTTGATCGAGGCCGTGAACACGGCTATCCGCACTTCCCCATCTCTTGGCGCCGCGCAAGTCTTCTCAAGGCCGGAAGCCGTCCAGGCTCTGCGGGCGATGAATGATGACAACTTGCTGATGTATGACCTCCCCACACCCAGGTTATTATATACTCTGTTGCTGACTACCATTCTTTCTAACAGGTTCctcgatggcgacgacgatgtcTACCGTATCTAGTCGGCTGTCTTCAACTGAGGCTTTCGGACTAGGTTGAGTAATCTGCATTGGGATGATATCATGTTTTCTTAGTTCTGCTCGGTGTTAGGAGTCTGTTCCGGGGATTGAGGGGCTCAATATGAGTGGAATATATGCATTTCTGGTTCGTTTAGAGATAATTTTGATGTAGATGATGGTAGCCTGTAATTTACTGTATTTCTATGCAAAGGAGTCGGACATCACAGCAAGAAACGGCTGGATTCAGGCATAGAATACTCTCATTTGAGGACCTATCTATGctcccccctctctcccctgTCCAGAAAGTCGGTTGCAAACaaaaaatgaaaagaaaaaacgGCCCCAGTAAACTGAAGTTAGTTCATGTCCCGTTCATCATAGTGCACACGAAACGAAAACAACAGATAAAATGGGAgtctctttccttttctatCCTGTCGGTAAGGAATGAATTGGACGGTCAACGATGCAAGCAAAAAGGGTGTAATTCGTCGGTCATGTCGTCAAGGGAGtgacttttcttttcgaAATAAAGACAACGGTTGGTAGGCTCTTATTCAGTATCCGTAGCGTAGGGTGCAGTGAGTGTTGAGGTCTTCATTGCCACCCCTAGCTAGGACTGTCAAAGTAGGCCAGCCACTATGATACTGAAGGGGGTAGACATAGTGGAAATGGGGGCGTGCACGTAAGGAATTTACATGACAACGCAGAAGCCGGAGCCATCGTTGGCTGTAGAGAGGAATATGTTAGCAAGCAGGTCCATAGACGGAGAAAGAatctggaagatggagggaTGGATGTCACGTACCCTTGACAGCAGCGTAGTTCTGGATCTGAGGAGCAGCCATTGCGACAGATTGGATTGGGAAGATTGATCAGGAAGTTTGTAAATGAAGTtggatggtgatgaagagAAGAGTGTTCGAGAGGCACAGGACGAGATATTTATATTCGTTATTTGGATAAAATGGAATTTGATGTCAGGGATCATGAACAAGGAAAAGTAGTAGCCGAGGTCGCTAATCCATTAGAGAATGCTATAGGAAAATATGAAACTTGGATTGCCGGGGATTGCTTCAGTTGATATTGTTCCCGGTTAGAGATACGGTATTCTTGATATTGTTACCCCAGTCACAAAGGACTTGTATGACTGCAGTCTAAACAATTTATGATACATGCTTGGAAGTATACGAGTGAATAGCGAGTATAAAGCGAGTTCCCTGTCAACGAGATCTGGAGACTTACCCAGGCCTTTGTTGAAGATCCTCAAGCGCCACCCGAGCAGCCTCAATTTGTTGCCT is part of the Penicillium psychrofluorescens genome assembly, chromosome: 4 genome and encodes:
- a CDS encoding uncharacterized protein (ID:PFLUO_007011-T1.cds;~source:funannotate): MEITDFIFREREEVLLAGDYNAYRAHTTRRLHKLRKKLGQTTAKGRKYTAKPAVGADNIGSNVAYVHLLLLGSERAWAHAMNMKSTHSADPSAKGLSGTARRHIISRLTKATGYAQHLVSLLHEQSTSGASDIDVLEARAYSATISGALWLEKRKWEQCLHDYSISRVIYTALGQQVKKDAFRDLLSGTVDPSLRYAAYQMKLPRSKPTSSLAIEFFPSDSKMRSEVEKIDPSCLAEEAAGTRRTAEGEVQKLPESITWRSRTVALEDASISQALAAASAAETSLSSWLADNNGRSATAKEKAAAYDNVIIASQDAVDATKTAIDDLASEGVDPGDKRMQALQITRTAVNYTLVGWRVGRNRVLCGGQDGLSFEEEESAKGKKGAKRPAGNGKKLNKLRERVVLYDSTLQSLEFILELPGVAADSTFVQELEAKRHYFRALRCLALGRSHSVLGRSTEALALFSQALDLVNSAATSQSTDPEGPPKLDVSRTQVGTLESILRELVAQYRGLVTLEKLTAEDASQSAGRPLVERLHQFAGAQTDLHNLVPYPPQMLPVPVKPLFFDVAWNYIDYPRADGAEKGAEPQAEEKKGRGWFGFGR
- a CDS encoding uncharacterized protein (ID:PFLUO_007012-T1.cds;~source:funannotate): MLERAAGCFESAGRRFLQESNGAIRSRRTLPRHFWKHHGDGAGTPYWFLALLPPPTQRPSPGPSSSTESKSANDATPPFLDFLYPRNTQEPPIPRLSRFPKRLGLRRRKRPLTGYPRTYVSRALCLHQSLAKAVDVQEESPEADGSQQGTDRLRQLEAEDKLSAVLHEQGTDYEKAWTLYVSLRRPPRFSSELLAYLSSSRDRTNQRRAWRCFSRIPPAKLDANDWSNILWSQVPYGTVSTMKMLCERSARDSKTRARKVWPLVFTHFIHSNRWKDALELWNQSSQPSEGTNIPSPKQLVSRVKESTLLVDARALGSFLLRNRELVNDFNGLASCLLDRVVGSSSNCERITTGGFLQVLQIYRSLNIAKGYHYFHLIKTLQSLGTRSAFVRSTAVYRHLRWRLPDEKPSRKLLGAFLDSLVSFEITSGIRYFLSELAHFYSPPSTHAYRLALIGFSRAGDVAQVNEVFSKLVADHGMPQSRRLLTPLLYVHARHGNVEETMRQFQRVSEEFKFEQNTVCWNIRIVAHANADDFTGAFSTFAEMLRKGIQPNSHTYGTVMGICANRGDTASVRRLLSEAKKHQVQITMPLLDTVVEAFTRHDRMDLAERIAVACQSMNVPGSRVRMWNILLTQYAFRVDLKSIARVRLLMRINGVRPDSMSYSALMLAFTLIREPDTARRLLRTLHRNQHLHATQFHYAIVLSGYVKARNRDMAYVILREIEERFGRLGLSTLLLKLKAQIQRDFQSTTDGVKHKDPNLHLKHAERSLERMTTDIDTTSLATKLPSPGIGGTSPSAAFDTMAYEYLITAYASRGATQQALEIFDRYAKNRRSSASLNNESDSMPFNLASSLMTAYLKDGDHDKVAELWHVVFSRGVELARPIDLDELLPSGLPLSTHTFVEPPRPFLPIGGPNKEELLVSPSPGISVPEKQMEVLGSQRFILSRPLSVYMQSLAMQNEFKKILDLCSEVEAAGFQLSTFNWTRFVEVLSISEEFADQLKAFQMFEQKFSYHFPGWAKLRQGSGFKPNQTSTTAYLIDYLKRRRKLPRNIITRTVRQYWTQFRPWFMQPTYTCVVKLAAALLKIRNRSILDGGTELRAVHGIAPKTLNVIAQMPYLRDSVQGTILRGRANHGSPSKDWTKHEPFVWTGGVLGGPGWTRMKGGVRRARREPRVVKRPFKEVSSKFKRASSNESASDDLEAVIAPEDQQDLSHEYLLLRRRIRYGSAVVEPHDSRLGKKKSVCLSLSPREPKKMTSPPTQVPTAHQKPPTTQDTPGQKDVTADKSPAVRREHPDPRPRNAPGRLLHPRFPRATRLSPARDPALGRKSKQFWFIDRPVRTLLRKELRPTRSEDKVEVAGTTLPWPKGE
- a CDS encoding uncharacterized protein (ID:PFLUO_007013-T1.cds;~source:funannotate), whose translation is MDGVQLRDEAAQDRERAAAEFLDPSDARARSYRADIVVMLNRGLRRLTVSIDEIRAHNRELADGLLTSPFDYSQAFDRALKKVIGTIPNRPAKETSEEVSYYCAYVGAFGEFSCNPRTLSSQHLNHMISLEGIVTKCSLVRPKVIQSVHYSAGKDRFLSRKYRDQTMSASGATSLNVYPQEDDEKNPLITEYGYSTYMDHQSISIQEMPERAPAGQLPRSVDVILDDDLVDKAKPGDRIQLVGIYRSLGNRNAGSGSSTFRTLVMANNIIQLSSKSGGGIAQATITDTDIRNINKIAKKKNVFDLLSSSLAPSIHGHDYIKKAILLMLLGGMEKNLENGTHLRGDINILMVGDPSTAKSQLLRFVLNTSPLAIATTGRGSSGVGLTAAVTSDKETGERRLEAGAMVLGDRGVVCIDEFDKMSDVDRVAIHEVMEQQTVTIAKAGIHTSLNARCSVLAAANPIYGQYDPHKDPHKNIALPDSLLSRFDLLFVVTDDIEDTRDRIVSEHVLRMHRYRQPGTEEGAPVREQLNQTLGVGIEDRQDSNAPTEVFEKFNVMLHGGMVNNTGRNRNKNVEIISIPFIKKYVQYAKSRVKPVLTKGAADHIIAAYSNLRNEELHGNKRRTSPITPRTLETLIRLSTAHAKARLSSRVDEKDAKSAEAILRFAMFKEIVEDERRKRRKVTTFDDDSDEDSEVEFDDDDDQPTYRGTSTATPNQHSTRSRDTVATQSSAPIPEEDAEDADGLYTASPRGQRMRATQTQTESQMSVASSQPASQLLQSQTNDSQTTAAAEHPITPARSTAFRQTLGSLMGSRVFTDGDTCNVDVLIEAVNTAIRTSPSLGAAQVFSRPEAVQALRAMNDDNLLMFLDGDDDVYRI